In Chloracidobacterium sp., the following proteins share a genomic window:
- a CDS encoding type IV toxin-antitoxin system AbiEi family antitoxin yields the protein MNTSKLHRLLTSQPSGIVFQAKWLTDQGYSGHLQKKYRQSNWLVSIGNGAMIRAGDQVGYEGAIYALQAQTGLTVHPGGRTALSLTGKAHYLEMDSKKVTLFGKQGEKLPTWFREYDWGVKIDFYPSSFLPPDLGMTDIDFRTFSIKVSGAARAMMECLYLAPDKQDLMECYELMEGLNNLRPDQVQILLEKCRSIKVKRLFLYLAEKCGHGWVEYLDLKYVDLGSGKRSIVKNGIFVKKYQITVPKEFEESGKSNL from the coding sequence ATAAATACAAGCAAACTACACCGCTTACTAACTTCACAGCCTAGTGGAATTGTATTTCAAGCGAAGTGGCTTACCGATCAAGGATATAGCGGCCATCTTCAAAAGAAGTATCGGCAAAGCAATTGGCTTGTTTCGATAGGAAACGGGGCGATGATACGCGCCGGTGATCAGGTTGGTTATGAAGGCGCGATATACGCTCTCCAAGCGCAAACCGGATTGACGGTGCATCCGGGTGGGCGAACAGCCTTATCTCTGACCGGAAAGGCCCACTATCTCGAAATGGACTCCAAAAAGGTCACTCTGTTTGGGAAACAGGGCGAAAAATTGCCGACGTGGTTTCGAGAATACGATTGGGGTGTAAAAATAGACTTTTATCCCTCTTCATTCCTGCCTCCTGATCTCGGCATGACTGACATCGATTTCAGGACATTTTCAATAAAGGTGTCCGGCGCGGCCCGAGCAATGATGGAATGCCTATACCTAGCCCCTGACAAGCAAGATCTGATGGAATGTTACGAACTGATGGAAGGATTGAATAATCTGCGGCCGGATCAGGTACAGATATTGCTGGAGAAATGTCGGTCAATAAAGGTAAAGCGCCTGTTCCTTTATTTGGCTGAAAAATGCGGACACGGCTGGGTTGAATATTTGGACCTGAAGTACGTAGATCTTGGCAGCGGAAAACGCAGCATAGTAAAAAACGGGATATTTGTAAAGAAATATCAGATAACAGTTCCGAAGGAATTCGAAGAAAGTGGAAAAAGCAACCTATAG